In a genomic window of Lacrimispora sp. BS-2:
- a CDS encoding YlmC/YmxH family sporulation protein: protein MRICDLKQKEVINICDCRRLGYVGDVDFDMETGCLIAIIVPGPGCFCGFLVREREYVIPFCDIRQVGPDIILVNVDLEKATERCGI, encoded by the coding sequence ATGCGAATTTGCGATCTCAAACAAAAAGAAGTAATTAATATCTGTGACTGCAGACGCCTCGGTTATGTTGGTGATGTGGATTTTGACATGGAAACAGGCTGCCTTATAGCCATTATTGTACCAGGACCAGGGTGCTTTTGCGGCTTTTTAGTCAGGGAGAGAGAATATGTGATTCCTTTCTGCGACATAAGGCAGGTAGGGCCGGACATCATCCTTGTAAACGTGGATTTGGAAAAAGCAACGGAAAGATGCGGGATATAG
- a CDS encoding YqeG family HAD IIIA-type phosphatase, which translates to MFKVFYPDEDAASAYDISFEKLYKNGIRGVIFDIDNTLVPHDAPADERAKKLFLRLHELGIETCLLSNNKEPRVAAFARAAGGSRYIYNGNKPGKKGYQRAMKLMGTDAKHTVFVGDQLFTDVYGAKRAGIHSILVKPIHPKEEIQIVLKRYLEAVVLYFYRRDKKRKK; encoded by the coding sequence ATGTTTAAGGTATTTTATCCGGATGAAGATGCAGCTTCTGCATATGACATATCCTTTGAAAAATTATATAAGAACGGGATCAGAGGCGTGATTTTTGATATTGACAATACTCTGGTGCCCCATGATGCGCCTGCAGATGAAAGGGCAAAGAAGCTGTTTTTACGTCTGCATGAACTCGGGATAGAAACCTGCCTTCTTTCTAATAACAAAGAGCCGAGAGTGGCGGCCTTTGCCAGGGCTGCGGGCGGCTCCCGCTACATTTATAATGGAAACAAGCCCGGAAAAAAAGGATATCAAAGAGCGATGAAGCTCATGGGAACGGATGCGAAACATACGGTTTTTGTGGGAGATCAGCTTTTTACCGATGTTTATGGAGCCAAGAGAGCCGGGATCCACAGCATTCTGGTTAAGCCGATTCATCCGAAGGAAGAAATCCAAATCGTTTTAAAGAGATATTTAGAAGCAGTTGTACTATATTTTTACCGCAGAGATAAGAAAAGAAAAAAGTGA
- the efp gene encoding elongation factor P codes for MISAGDFRNGITLEIEGTVYQIMEFQHVKPGKGAAFVRTKIKDVLNGGINERTFRPTEKFPQARIDRFDMQYLYADGDLHNFMDMNTYEQIALSPDVIGDALKFVKENETVKVCSYNGKVYSVEPPLFVELVITDTEPGFKGDTAQGATKPATVETGAVVYVPLFVDQGDKIKIDTRTGEYLSRV; via the coding sequence ATGATATCAGCGGGTGATTTTAGAAACGGTATCACATTAGAGATCGAGGGTACTGTTTATCAGATTATGGAGTTCCAGCATGTAAAACCTGGAAAGGGTGCTGCATTCGTAAGAACTAAGATTAAAGATGTGTTAAACGGCGGCATTAACGAGCGCACATTCCGCCCGACAGAGAAGTTCCCACAGGCAAGAATCGATAGATTTGACATGCAGTATCTGTATGCTGATGGAGATCTTCATAACTTTATGGATATGAACACCTATGAGCAGATAGCGTTATCTCCAGATGTGATCGGTGATGCGTTAAAGTTTGTGAAAGAGAATGAGACGGTTAAGGTATGTTCTTATAATGGTAAGGTATACTCTGTAGAGCCTCCATTATTCGTGGAGTTAGTTATCACAGATACAGAGCCGGGATTCAAGGGTGATACCGCTCAGGGAGCTACAAAGCCAGCTACGGTTGAGACTGGTGCAGTAGTATATGTTCCCTTATTTGTAGATCAGGGTGACAAGATCAAGATTGATACACGTACAGGTGAATATCTGTCCAGAGTTTAA
- the aroQ gene encoding type II 3-dehydroquinate dehydratase, with the protein MKILVLNGPNLNFLGIREKGIYGTEDYHALVSMLEEKAQREGHELEVYQSNYEGGIIDKIQEAYHNGTEGIIINPGAFTHYSYAVRDALGSVEMPKVEVHISNVHKREEFRHTSVTAPVCTGQVVGLGLKGYALAMDFLTGK; encoded by the coding sequence ATGAAAATTCTTGTATTAAACGGGCCGAATCTGAATTTTTTAGGAATTCGTGAAAAAGGGATATACGGAACAGAGGATTATCATGCACTGGTATCCATGCTGGAAGAGAAAGCGCAGAGAGAAGGTCATGAGCTGGAAGTCTATCAGAGCAATTATGAAGGCGGAATCATTGACAAGATTCAGGAGGCGTATCACAATGGAACAGAAGGGATTATCATCAATCCCGGAGCATTTACCCATTACAGCTATGCCGTAAGAGATGCCCTGGGTTCTGTGGAGATGCCCAAGGTTGAAGTTCATATATCCAATGTCCATAAAAGGGAGGAGTTCCGCCATACATCGGTGACTGCTCCTGTTTGTACCGGTCAGGTGGTTGGCCTGGGGCTTAAAGGATATGCCCTGGCAATGGATTTCTTAACAGGAAAATAA
- a CDS encoding MetQ/NlpA family ABC transporter substrate-binding protein — protein MKKSLYVLTAALLAAGALTACSGSKGVPETTAATQAASSEETNAEETTAAEASGELEKIVVGATPSPHAEILNAAKDILKEKGYELVIKEYTDYVQPNLALESGDLDANYFQHKPYLDQFNEEKGTDLVSAAAIHYEPFGIYAGKTDSIDKLADGAQIAVPNDVSNEARALLLLADQGLIELKEGVELNATKNDIVKNEKNFKIVEVEAAQLPRSLGDVDVAVINGNYAIEAGLKVSDALAVEDAKSVAATRYSNIIAVRAGEESSEKSKALVEVLTSDTIKKFLEDTYGGAVVPSF, from the coding sequence ATGAAAAAATCACTTTATGTACTTACGGCAGCACTGTTAGCGGCAGGAGCGCTGACCGCATGCTCAGGAAGTAAGGGAGTACCGGAAACAACTGCGGCAACACAGGCTGCATCATCTGAGGAAACAAATGCAGAAGAAACAACGGCAGCAGAAGCTTCCGGCGAACTGGAGAAAATCGTTGTCGGCGCAACTCCTTCTCCTCATGCAGAGATTTTAAATGCTGCAAAAGATATCCTGAAAGAAAAAGGCTATGAGCTGGTTATCAAGGAGTATACGGATTATGTGCAGCCAAACCTGGCTCTTGAATCCGGAGACTTAGATGCTAACTATTTCCAGCACAAGCCATATTTGGATCAGTTTAATGAGGAAAAAGGAACCGATCTTGTAAGTGCGGCAGCCATTCATTATGAGCCTTTCGGCATTTATGCAGGAAAGACCGATTCCATTGATAAGCTTGCTGACGGAGCCCAGATCGCAGTTCCAAATGATGTTTCCAACGAAGCAAGAGCTCTTCTTTTACTGGCAGACCAGGGTCTGATTGAATTAAAGGAAGGCGTAGAGCTTAATGCAACCAAGAATGATATTGTAAAGAATGAAAAGAATTTTAAAATCGTTGAAGTAGAAGCAGCTCAGCTTCCACGTTCCTTAGGCGACGTGGATGTGGCTGTTATCAATGGAAACTATGCCATTGAGGCTGGCTTAAAGGTATCTGATGCTCTGGCTGTTGAGGATGCCAAGTCTGTGGCAGCAACCCGTTACAGTAATATTATTGCAGTACGTGCGGGAGAGGAAAGCAGTGAGAAGTCAAAAGCCCTTGTTGAGGTTTTGACAAGCGATACCATTAAAAAGTTTCTTGAAGATACCTATGGTGGCGCAGTAGTTCCTTCTTTCTAA
- a CDS encoding DUF975 family protein, with product MKTSSSELKMRAKRTLKGRYGLCIGIQFIEFAIVLAISLVYILTSFSMGLMRDPFIDGVHGISAGYVVMKVGVYLSFMVILSLYGLLKPGVLKCYVNMSTGQTARLSDLLFAFQNKPHRFIGLYFINLLIGFVWGIPYFVVFIVAAITDFIPVMVVLLVLTYLLMLSGSIITMMYLSQSMFLLIESPDQKVLGSLKESAAMMKGNKGGLFYLFISFIGMIVLGYFSMGIGFLWISPYIHATLTEYYLDLKERLSHNSLRIGEEVSCQSMWNQENQW from the coding sequence GTGAAAACTTCATCATCAGAACTTAAAATGCGTGCAAAGCGGACCTTAAAAGGCAGATACGGCCTGTGCATTGGTATCCAGTTTATTGAATTTGCCATTGTTCTGGCAATATCTCTAGTGTATATTTTAACGTCATTTTCTATGGGCTTGATGAGAGATCCTTTTATTGACGGCGTACACGGCATATCAGCAGGATATGTGGTCATGAAGGTGGGGGTTTATTTATCCTTCATGGTAATTCTCTCTCTATACGGTCTTTTAAAGCCGGGGGTACTTAAATGTTATGTGAATATGAGCACTGGCCAAACCGCCAGGCTGTCTGACCTGCTCTTTGCATTTCAGAACAAGCCGCATAGGTTTATAGGACTTTATTTTATTAATCTTTTGATAGGATTTGTATGGGGTATTCCGTACTTTGTAGTATTCATTGTAGCGGCCATCACAGATTTTATACCGGTCATGGTGGTATTGCTGGTGCTTACATACCTGCTTATGCTCAGTGGAAGTATCATTACAATGATGTATTTATCACAGTCCATGTTCCTCTTAATCGAGTCTCCGGATCAGAAGGTACTGGGGAGTCTTAAGGAAAGCGCGGCCATGATGAAAGGCAATAAGGGAGGTCTATTTTACCTTTTTATAAGTTTCATAGGGATGATAGTCCTGGGATACTTCTCCATGGGAATCGGCTTTCTCTGGATCAGCCCTTATATTCACGCCACCCTGACAGAGTATTATCTGGATCTTAAGGAGCGGCTTTCCCATAATTCCCTTAGAATAGGAGAAGAAGTCTCCTGCCAGTCCATGTGGAACCAGGAAAATCAGTGGTAG
- the nrdR gene encoding transcriptional regulator NrdR: protein MKCPFCNEADTKVIDSRPADDNSSIRRRRQCEKCGKRFTTYEKLETMPLMVIKKDNSREVYDRSKIESGILHSCHKRPVSSQQIDSMVDEIETQVFNREEREVESTVIGELVMKKLQEVDEVAYVRFASVYREFKDVSTFMEEIGKLLKK, encoded by the coding sequence GTGAAATGCCCATTTTGCAATGAAGCAGATACAAAGGTTATTGATTCCCGACCGGCAGACGACAACAGCTCAATCAGACGCCGCAGACAGTGTGAGAAGTGCGGAAAGCGGTTTACCACCTATGAGAAGCTGGAGACCATGCCTCTCATGGTAATTAAAAAGGATAATTCCAGAGAAGTTTATGACCGTTCAAAAATAGAATCAGGGATTCTTCATTCCTGCCATAAGCGGCCGGTATCATCCCAGCAGATTGATTCCATGGTAGATGAAATAGAGACCCAGGTTTTTAACCGTGAGGAAAGAGAAGTGGAAAGCACGGTGATCGGAGAGCTTGTTATGAAAAAGCTGCAGGAAGTTGATGAGGTGGCTTATGTGCGCTTTGCTTCCGTATACAGGGAATTTAAAGACGTGAGTACCTTTATGGAAGAAATAGGAAAATTGTTAAAAAAGTAG